Genomic DNA from Bacteroides zhangwenhongii:
TGTGAATCTGGTCTGTGAATCATATTCACCGGCATCCGAATACTTATAGTTGCCTCCTTGTGAGAAATAATTAGCTAGCACATAATAGCGTACTTTGTCCGTACCACCACGTATAGAGAGGCTGACATCTTCCTGCATACCAGGTTTAAAAGCAAAATCGTAATAATCCCAATCATATCCCAATCCATCGGAATTATCTCCTTTGGCACGGCGGAAGTTATCAATAGCCTGTTGTGAAAAAAGATTCAAACTGCTTACATCAGCTCCTGTCATCTTCGCATCATTCAACCGCGCTTCATTATACAAAGTCGCATAATCGGCAGAACCTAAATACTCAGGAAATCCAATAGGCTGATTGATACCGATAGAAGCTTTCAGGTTTACGGTTGCTTTCTCGGCAGCTTTACCACGTTTAGTTGTAATGACTATCACACCGTTCGCGCCACGAATACCGTAAGCGGCCGTTGCAGAAGCATCTTTCAAAATAGTAAACGTTTCTATTTCATCCGGTGCAAGATAACTCATGTCACGTTCGATTCCGTCGACAATGACAATAGCACTCTGGTTACCGTAAGTCGCCTTACCACGAATAAACAATTCACTTTGGTCAACTCCCGGTTCACCACCGGCATATTGATTGACGACCAAACCCGGCAAACGTCCGGCAAGTGCATTGTTAATATTAGCTGTAGGACTCTGTGTCAAGTCTTTTGTGGTAATCGTAGCTACCGAACCGACCATCGTCTCCTTACGCTGCTTAGTGTAACCTACTACCACCACCTCCTGCAAGGCTTTTGTATCTTCCTGCAACAAGACAGTCAGCTCTTTTTTAGCACCAGGAATAATTTCCTGCGGTTGGTATCCCAGATAGGAAAAAACCAACGGAGCTTCCGCATATGGTAACTTCAACGTAAACTTACCGTCCATATCGGTAATCGTACCAGCATTAGCCACTCCTTTCACTACAACAGATACACCAATCAAAGGCTCATTTGTCGTCTTATCCAATACTGTACCGGACACCATTATCTTTTGATTTTGAGAAGCTTGTGTCCTTGCCGTTCTGCCTGTTTGCGCCATACTTTGCGTAGGGGCACTTGCCAGCAGAACGCAAGAAACAGCCATCAGACAAATATTTCTTCTTATATGTTTCATCTTTCTTTTCGATTTTCTATGTATAATGAATCTTATTCCTCTGCTTTCTTTCCGAACTCCGGTCCAATCCAATTGGCTTTCTCGGTAGTTTTACCTTGTACCCAATCTTCATATCGGGCACGAATCTCAATCAGTGTCGCTCCGGGCACTTCCGCATTCAGAGAGATTGTCAGACGGTCTTCCCTATTGTTACGATTACCAAAGGTAGGTGCCTTTGCCCAATCATATTCCCATACATAATAACCTTCAGGGTGAGCCAATGTCCAAAGTACATCGGAACAACTACGCAATGCTGCGATAAATTTAGTCTTTGTCTTTTCCGGATAAAGGCTGCTGACAGGCTGTTTCACCATATCCAGGAAGTAACGGACAAATATGCCACGAAACAAAAGATTATCCCCCGAATTTCCTTCTCCACTGAAAACCGGATAATTGGAATCCATCTTCTTATTTACCTGATAAGAACCGAAAGCAACAGCATTACGAAGATACTCTTCTTCACCGGTAGCATTATACAAAGCCAAAGCAGAAGCCATAAACGTACCCTGATTATAAGACAGAGCCACCTTATCCGGATCGCCCGGAGTACCATCATCTCTAATGCCCAGATTATCATATACCTGACCGGTAGAAGTATCACACAAATAAGCAGTCATCCAATTGTATACTTCTTTAGCAAAATTCAAATAATAAGCGGCTTTATCCTCCCATCCGTCTTTGGCTTCCGTCACAGTCAGTTGATACAACTTCATAGCCAGAAGACATCCGGGACCATTTGAACAGGACATACGCGAGGCCGGCAGATCTGTTTTCCATGCCATTCCTCCTACACCTTTATAATCATTCTTTGCTCCTTTGATATGATCCCACATCTTCATCAAAGCACTGTAATAATCTTGATCTCCTGTCAACTCGTATACGCGCAGACAAGCCAATGCCATCCACTCCATATCATCATAAAAGTTATTCCAGAAATCATTACCTCCATAACCGCAAGTCCTGTTCCATTCATCGAAAGCCGGCAAGAAAGGTTTCATGATATTTTCATACAGATAAGTCTGATACTCGGGATTATCCGCATGGCGCACATAAGCGTCTGTCACTATATCCAATGCGTGTCCCTGTGACCATCCGCCACTACCGCCCGTACTCACCGGCTCTCCGGTTTCCGGTGTATTCGGTTTCTCCCAATAGATCTCTCCCGCAAAAGTATTCCGCCCACCGGCATTCTCAAAGAAATACTTGATATAAGTTTCCGTACTCTTATTGGCGGCCTCTGTCCAATTAACATCCGACACATATTCACCGGAGGAGCTCCCTTTGTAGATATCCGCCAGATCTCCGTCATCACAAGAAGTGAACATTACAAACGCACCACCAAGCAGTAATGCTTTTTTTGATAATGATATATAGTTCTTCATATTATTATTCAGTTTTAATCTTTATTCGTTTCCGAAGCTACCCAACGATGGGTATAAGTTCCAAATTCTGCATTGAAATAAAGAGTAACATCTGTCTTCACTGTAGCATAAAAGATATTTCCCTGTATTTCACCCCATTGGAGCAATTCATCACAGAAACGGAAACTGTAGTCCCATGGGTCTGTACCCAACGCAAGCTGGTACAGATTATAATAGCTCTTATCTGTCGACAAATTCGGTTGTCCCTTATCTCTATCTTTATGTCCCCAGCGATAGGTTGTTCCGTTTATCTCCATTTTAAAGCTATGACGAGTTTCACCACTTCCCGCCCAATCTTCTTTCTTTTTCTGTGCGGTATAATTCTTCACTCCCCATTTACCTTGTCCTAAATAGTCAAAAGTCTTTTTATATCCTCCAGAGTGGTTATAGAGATAAACCTCCCCTATTTCATCATAACTGATAGTCTGTTCACCCATATTGATAGTGATACGGTAGATGCCTGATTTAGGCACAGTAATCGTGTAATCCTCATCGTTGTTACGCTCACGCAATACACCATTATCATCTACATAATAATAGCATTTGCGTCCCCCGACTGTAGACATAAATACAAAGGGCTGTTCAGCTTTCAGTTGGGTGAAAGTCTGATAAATTCCATCATTCTGACGAAGCATCTGTTGCGCTTCCGCCTCATCTCCGTTATCTTCCGTTCCTACACCGGTAATGTAAACAGGCTCAGTTTCCGTTGGTAGATCATCAATGCCATCCATCATAAAAATAACGAAATACCCCTCCAGACTGCTTAGTGCTTGATCTAATCCGCAATATGCACGGACTTTCCAACGCAAAGTACCATTAGTATTACAACGGAACTTAGCCAATTTACCAATCGTATTTGCTTGATAATGCGTCAAAGTCAGTTGAGGTTCCAAACCGTTATTATCAGAAAAGACCGTCTCTACAGGTTTTGTAAAGTCACCTCCGATGGTGTCAATCAATACTTCATAACGATATACAGTGTTACCATGCGCTTCGGTAGGAGTCCACTTCAGTGTGATATCCGTGAGTGATGCCCCCGAAAGCACAACTCGCTCACCACTAGCCATTGCATCCATCGTCCGGACCGGTTCAGGCGGAACAATCGGTTCATAATCATCCGGATCAAATCCAGGATTCAACTTATTGTCACAAGCCGTCAGACCGATAAGACAAAACAGCAGGGCAAATTTGATTAAATTCTTTGTTATCATATTGTTTCTCATGTTATTACATTTCTTGTTTAGTATGAATGGGGACATTCTACCGGTTTATAGCGATCTGCTGCGATAGTAGAAGGTTTTGCGCCATTATGATCACCAACTTTTGCATTCATCTCATGTCCTGATAAGTCCTCATATTCAGACTTTTCAATACCATCGGAGAATATCCAATATCCTACCAAATCATCCGTATTGTATCCGGATTTCAATTCACATAAATTTTCCTTTATTTCCTGCTCCGTTCGAGCTGTTTTCCAGATACGGGCCTGATAAACACGTATCAACCCATTACGATAATCATTATTATTTGCACGTCCTATCATGAAATAATTATCAGCATTCATAATCGTTAAGTCCATTGAACTATTGGGAGCCTTATTACTATAGTCCTCTTTCCCAGTTAGTTTCTCCGGTACTCCATTTATATAGAGCTTATATGCCTCCATGATATTCGGTTGTGTTCCATCATAGACCAACGCGACATGATACCATTTACCCGGTTTTTTAGCATTAGCATCTTTACGGTCTGAATAGACAACCTGCTCACTCAACAAATATGGATTACTAAGACCATTAGCTTTAAAGGCTATTTGGAAATGCGGATTAGTATCACGTCCTTCCTCCGAACGTAACAATAAGTTACCTTCCAATCCCATAAAAGTTTGTAAGCCACGTGTATCATTAGGATAAAAAATTATTTCATAAGTCACCTGACTTAAATGCTGCAAACCTAGTTCCGGAATTCTGTGGTTCAGGTTCTTTACATCCATATAAAAATAACGATCGCCTCCGATATCGGCAGCCACCGGATTTACGCTCACCGGTAACGTCAATTTTTCACCGGCTTGGTCTGTAATAACAAGATTTGTAGCCCCTAGTTTTT
This window encodes:
- a CDS encoding glycoside hydrolase family 76 protein, with product MKNYISLSKKALLLGGAFVMFTSCDDGDLADIYKGSSSGEYVSDVNWTEAANKSTETYIKYFFENAGGRNTFAGEIYWEKPNTPETGEPVSTGGSGGWSQGHALDIVTDAYVRHADNPEYQTYLYENIMKPFLPAFDEWNRTCGYGGNDFWNNFYDDMEWMALACLRVYELTGDQDYYSALMKMWDHIKGAKNDYKGVGGMAWKTDLPASRMSCSNGPGCLLAMKLYQLTVTEAKDGWEDKAAYYLNFAKEVYNWMTAYLCDTSTGQVYDNLGIRDDGTPGDPDKVALSYNQGTFMASALALYNATGEEEYLRNAVAFGSYQVNKKMDSNYPVFSGEGNSGDNLLFRGIFVRYFLDMVKQPVSSLYPEKTKTKFIAALRSCSDVLWTLAHPEGYYVWEYDWAKAPTFGNRNNREDRLTISLNAEVPGATLIEIRARYEDWVQGKTTEKANWIGPEFGKKAEE
- a CDS encoding SusE domain-containing protein, whose translation is MRNNMITKNLIKFALLFCLIGLTACDNKLNPGFDPDDYEPIVPPEPVRTMDAMASGERVVLSGASLTDITLKWTPTEAHGNTVYRYEVLIDTIGGDFTKPVETVFSDNNGLEPQLTLTHYQANTIGKLAKFRCNTNGTLRWKVRAYCGLDQALSSLEGYFVIFMMDGIDDLPTETEPVYITGVGTEDNGDEAEAQQMLRQNDGIYQTFTQLKAEQPFVFMSTVGGRKCYYYVDDNGVLRERNNDEDYTITVPKSGIYRITINMGEQTISYDEIGEVYLYNHSGGYKKTFDYLGQGKWGVKNYTAQKKKEDWAGSGETRHSFKMEINGTTYRWGHKDRDKGQPNLSTDKSYYNLYQLALGTDPWDYSFRFCDELLQWGEIQGNIFYATVKTDVTLYFNAEFGTYTHRWVASETNKD